Proteins found in one Clostridium kluyveri DSM 555 genomic segment:
- a CDS encoding pyruvate kinase alpha/beta domain-containing protein has translation MYFSKKGKENTKDTVELALKTAREKNIKYIVVASSKGDTARLMKGIKDLQVVVVTHANGYPEEGKMEFPADIRSYLENNGIKVLTTTHVLSGAERGISKVFGGVNAVEIIAQTLRTFGQGTKVCVEIAIMALDAGFIPYGEPVISIGGSARGADTALILTPSHASSVFSTRIHEIICKPSYY, from the coding sequence GTGTATTTTAGTAAAAAAGGTAAAGAAAACACTAAAGATACTGTAGAATTGGCATTAAAAACTGCCAGAGAAAAAAATATAAAGTATATTGTGGTAGCTTCTTCTAAGGGAGATACTGCCAGATTGATGAAGGGAATCAAAGATTTACAGGTAGTGGTTGTAACACATGCAAATGGCTATCCTGAAGAGGGAAAAATGGAATTTCCAGCAGATATTCGAAGTTATCTGGAGAATAACGGAATAAAAGTATTGACTACTACCCATGTGCTAAGTGGGGCAGAGAGAGGAATCAGCAAGGTCTTTGGTGGAGTTAACGCTGTTGAAATAATTGCCCAGACCTTGAGAACCTTTGGTCAGGGGACTAAGGTTTGTGTAGAAATTGCAATAATGGCCTTGGATGCAGGATTTATACCTTATGGGGAGCCAGTTATTTCTATAGGAGGTTCTGCTCGTGGAGCTGATACAGCATTGATACTTACACCTTCCCATGCCAGCAGTGTATTCAGCACCAGAATCCATGAAATTATCTGTAAACCTTCGTATTATTAA
- the hepT gene encoding type VII toxin-antitoxin system HepT family RNase toxin, giving the protein MVNNIDLPKIKQKIIFMQSNLNKLKKLQKISKDIFIEDFRNVDSAKYLLQVTIEAMLDISNHIIARNRMGKPKTNKESFEILAKESIIDRKYVNIYFAMAKFRNRIVHMYSDVNDEMIYEITQNNLEDFEAFIQTIIKNINL; this is encoded by the coding sequence ATGGTTAATAATATTGATTTACCTAAGATAAAGCAAAAAATAATATTTATGCAAAGTAACCTGAATAAATTAAAGAAATTGCAAAAGATTTCTAAAGATATATTTATAGAAGATTTTAGAAATGTGGACAGTGCTAAGTATTTATTACAGGTGACAATTGAAGCTATGCTAGATATAAGTAATCATATAATAGCTAGAAACCGAATGGGAAAACCGAAGACTAATAAGGAAAGTTTTGAAATACTTGCAAAAGAAAGCATTATAGATAGAAAGTATGTGAATATTTATTTTGCTATGGCCAAATTTAGAAATAGAATTGTTCATATGTATTCTGATGTTAATGATGAAATGATTTATGAAATAACTCAAAATAATTTAGAAGATTTCGAAGCTTTTATTCAAACTATAATTAAAAATATTAATCTATAA
- a CDS encoding HD-GYP domain-containing protein, with amino-acid sequence MYIILLIIMLFIFNNMTQIRNRKLLRLSCGDVCVKGSFKELMENIFVNVNKNPLENFTCKEENKDLTLDRDDNISRIGRCDYNYLVFHDQLTGLYNRKFFRQKLVRLDIQGQFPLAVIVGDINGLKFVNDSLGYLEGDKLLKRTAEIIKKGCGKEHIIARIGGDEFVILLPNTNENGVKEIIKNIKCMALREKTDFVNMDITFGYAIKNHKREEIQGILKKAEDNMYKNKVYENLSVRSNAVNIIVNALYEKNKREEMHSRRVSQLCMGMGKALGLSEDEIKELKSAGLLHDIGKIAIDESILNKKEKLTESEWNKMKEHPEIGFRVLSSVNDMSEISEYVLSHHERWDGSGYPKSLKQKEIPFQSRIITIADAYDAMISRRSYGSVLSEQQAMRELQKNAYIQFDPELIEVFIEKVLNRCFLFK; translated from the coding sequence ATGTATATTATTTTACTTATAATAATGTTGTTTATATTTAATAATATGACTCAGATAAGAAACAGAAAATTGTTAAGATTAAGCTGTGGAGATGTGTGTGTGAAGGGATCATTTAAGGAGCTGATGGAAAATATTTTTGTAAACGTTAACAAAAATCCTTTGGAAAATTTTACATGTAAAGAGGAAAATAAAGATTTAACTTTAGATAGGGATGATAATATTTCTAGAATTGGAAGATGTGATTACAATTATTTAGTTTTTCATGATCAACTGACGGGCTTATATAATAGAAAATTTTTTAGACAGAAACTGGTGAGGTTAGATATTCAAGGACAATTTCCTCTGGCTGTTATTGTAGGCGATATAAATGGATTAAAATTTGTTAATGACTCTCTTGGTTATTTAGAAGGGGATAAGCTCCTTAAGAGAACAGCTGAAATAATAAAAAAAGGTTGTGGAAAAGAACATATAATAGCTAGAATAGGAGGAGATGAATTTGTAATCTTATTACCTAACACAAATGAGAATGGAGTAAAGGAGATTATTAAAAATATTAAATGTATGGCATTAAGAGAAAAAACAGATTTTGTTAATATGGATATTACATTTGGATATGCGATTAAAAATCATAAAAGGGAAGAAATTCAAGGAATTTTAAAAAAAGCTGAAGATAATATGTATAAAAATAAGGTGTATGAAAATCTTAGTGTAAGATCAAATGCTGTGAATATTATTGTCAATGCACTCTATGAAAAAAATAAAAGAGAAGAGATGCATTCAAGACGGGTTTCTCAATTATGTATGGGTATGGGCAAGGCTCTAGGTTTATCAGAAGATGAGATTAAAGAACTTAAATCAGCGGGTCTACTGCATGATATAGGTAAAATAGCTATAGATGAAAGTATACTTAATAAAAAAGAAAAACTTACAGAGAGTGAATGGAACAAAATGAAAGAGCATCCGGAAATAGGATTTAGAGTATTGAGTTCTGTAAATGATATGTCAGAGATATCTGAATATGTACTGTCACATCACGAAAGATGGGATGGAAGCGGATATCCTAAATCTTTAAAACAGAAGGAAATACCTTTTCAATCTAGAATAATAACTATAGCAGATGCCTACGATGCCATGATAAGTAGAAGAAGTTATGGAAGTGTTCTATCAGAACAACAGGCCATGAGAGAATTACAAAAAAATGCTTATATACAGTTTGACCCAGAACTTATAGAAGTGTTTATTGAAAAAGTATTAAATAGGTGTTTTTTATTTAAATAA
- a CDS encoding pyrimidine-nucleoside phosphorylase gives MDMKYIIQKKKSGRSLTSEEIDEMVQEYVKGQIPDYQMAAFLMAVCFKGMTEEETANLTLSFVNSGDKLDLSDIKGIKVDKHSSGGVGDKISLIVVPLVAALGVPVAKMSGRGLGHTGGTIDKLEAIEGFNTRLSKKDFISNVNTYKMAIAGQSSNLTPADKKIYALRDVTSTVESIPLIASSIMSKKIALGADAIVLDVKVGSGAFMKSLGEAKDLARTMVSIGKSLNKKTIALVTDMNQPLGHEVGNANEVKEAIEVLKGKGAEDETLVALTIASYMAVLGGVFQDVNTAYKALEELIKSGRAIEKFRELVKIQRGNPQVIDNPKLFPQAQNHIDIKAHKNGYVYKIQAESIGRSAMLLGAGRKTKEDIIDLSAGITMVKKVGDKVSIGDTLCILHSNMDNCMEAEEIALNAFSIGTTKPPEIQYIYDVIE, from the coding sequence ATGGATATGAAATATATAATTCAGAAGAAAAAATCTGGCAGAAGTTTAACGTCAGAAGAAATAGATGAAATGGTGCAGGAATATGTAAAAGGACAAATACCTGATTATCAGATGGCAGCTTTTCTTATGGCAGTTTGTTTTAAGGGAATGACTGAAGAGGAGACTGCAAATTTAACCTTATCTTTTGTTAATTCTGGAGATAAATTAGATTTATCAGATATTAAAGGTATAAAAGTGGATAAACATTCATCCGGAGGTGTAGGGGACAAAATTAGTTTAATTGTTGTGCCTTTAGTAGCTGCATTAGGTGTACCTGTGGCTAAAATGAGTGGCAGAGGATTAGGCCATACAGGGGGCACCATAGATAAGTTGGAAGCCATAGAGGGTTTTAACACCCGGTTGAGTAAAAAAGATTTTATAAGCAATGTAAATACATATAAAATGGCTATTGCAGGTCAGTCGTCAAATTTAACTCCTGCAGATAAGAAGATTTATGCATTAAGAGATGTTACTTCTACAGTGGAAAGCATTCCTTTAATTGCAAGCTCAATTATGAGTAAAAAAATAGCTTTAGGGGCAGATGCAATAGTTTTAGATGTAAAGGTAGGCTCTGGTGCATTTATGAAGTCTTTGGGTGAAGCCAAAGATTTGGCGAGAACTATGGTTTCAATAGGTAAATCTCTCAATAAAAAAACTATAGCATTGGTTACGGATATGAATCAGCCTTTAGGACATGAAGTGGGAAATGCAAATGAGGTTAAAGAAGCAATAGAAGTATTAAAAGGTAAGGGGGCAGAAGACGAAACTTTAGTGGCACTTACTATAGCTTCTTACATGGCTGTATTAGGCGGGGTATTTCAAGATGTAAATACCGCATATAAGGCTTTAGAGGAATTGATCAAATCAGGCAGGGCAATAGAAAAATTCAGGGAATTGGTAAAGATACAAAGAGGAAACCCCCAGGTAATTGATAATCCCAAGTTGTTTCCACAGGCACAAAATCATATAGATATAAAAGCTCATAAAAATGGCTATGTATACAAAATTCAGGCTGAATCCATAGGACGATCTGCAATGTTGCTTGGTGCTGGAAGAAAGACAAAAGAGGATATAATTGATTTATCTGCCGGAATTACAATGGTTAAGAAAGTAGGAGATAAGGTTTCCATAGGGGATACGCTCTGTATTTTACACAGCAATATGGATAATTGTATGGAAGCGGAAGAAATAGCTTTAAATGCTTTTTCTATAGGGACTACAAAACCTCCTGAAATTCAGTATATTTACGATGTTATAGAGTAA
- a CDS encoding EFR1 family ferrodoxin (N-terminal region resembles flavodoxins. C-terminal ferrodoxin region binds two 4Fe-4S clusters.), which yields MDKKINTLYFSATGTTEKIVCEIAREISKDIDGKIMNINNIDFTLPKVREESVSFSEQDIVIVGVPVYAGRVPNVLLKYLSSIKGNGALAVSVAVYGNRNYDDALIELKDILELNGFKVIGAGAFIGEHSFSKILAKGRPDEKDMTIARNFAHSMYGKFVTGHEIKNLTVKGNKPYRKYYKPRNKEGVPVDIRKVTPKTNDNCTDCKICVNVCPMGSIDFKDVSKLNGICIKCGACIKKCPHGAKYYDDEDYLRHKYELEIEFASRKEPELFI from the coding sequence ATGGATAAAAAAATTAATACACTGTATTTTAGTGCTACAGGCACTACTGAAAAAATAGTATGTGAAATAGCAAGAGAAATTTCGAAAGATATTGATGGCAAAATAATGAATATAAATAATATTGATTTTACATTGCCAAAAGTTAGAGAAGAATCTGTTTCTTTTTCAGAACAGGATATTGTTATTGTGGGGGTTCCTGTCTATGCAGGGAGAGTTCCAAATGTATTATTAAAATATTTGAGTTCTATTAAAGGAAATGGGGCATTGGCTGTTTCGGTGGCGGTTTATGGTAATCGAAATTATGATGATGCTTTAATAGAATTGAAAGACATACTTGAATTGAATGGTTTTAAGGTTATTGGGGCAGGTGCCTTTATAGGAGAACATTCATTTTCTAAAATTCTTGCAAAAGGCAGGCCAGATGAAAAAGATATGACTATAGCAAGAAATTTTGCTCACAGTATGTATGGTAAATTTGTAACTGGGCATGAAATAAAAAATTTAACTGTAAAAGGAAATAAACCTTATAGGAAGTATTATAAACCTAGAAATAAAGAAGGAGTTCCCGTAGATATTAGAAAGGTTACTCCAAAGACCAATGATAATTGCACTGATTGCAAAATTTGTGTAAATGTCTGTCCTATGGGATCTATTGATTTTAAGGATGTATCTAAATTAAATGGCATTTGTATTAAATGTGGTGCCTGTATCAAGAAATGCCCTCATGGTGCAAAATATTATGATGACGAAGATTACTTGAGACATAAATATGAATTGGAAATTGAGTTTGCCTCTAGAAAAGAACCGGAATTATTTATATAA
- a CDS encoding DUF4153 domain-containing protein → MAFLFIPYFIKKENFEMYVITVFTSFFVTVIYSIILYLGLSAILFTIDKLLEIKVLTKIYYYTWLLVVFLFSMSYFLSGISPKHKELSIKSYPKPLKILLLYIIMPLLTAYTTILYIYF, encoded by the coding sequence ATGGCATTTCTTTTTATCCCTTATTTTATAAAAAAAGAAAATTTTGAAATGTATGTCATAACTGTTTTCACATCATTTTTTGTAACAGTGATTTATTCCATTATATTATATTTGGGGCTTTCAGCTATTTTATTTACCATAGACAAATTGCTTGAAATAAAAGTTTTAACTAAGATTTACTATTACACATGGTTACTTGTAGTATTTTTATTTTCAATGTCTTATTTTCTTTCCGGAATATCTCCTAAACATAAGGAATTATCCATAAAATCTTATCCTAAACCATTAAAGATATTACTATTGTATATTATAATGCCTCTTTTGACGGCATATACAACAATACTTTATATATATTTTTGA
- a CDS encoding PAS domain S-box protein — protein sequence MYVVLFIAIISIFFIFNYINIKKDRELVEINKKFKLQTMYFEELFRNSQDGIIILDNEDRIVNVNESFERIFQYKLEEIKGLFANDVIANFNIEDAFQFSNIIMHGGTVNAEAKRKRKDGSLVDVNVIAFPFIFGTNQVGLCAMYKDIAYKKKSEQELQLQRLYFSQLLENSPEAICMLDNEDRIIDVNPAFEKLFGYTKEELKNYYINDRIVQKEAIEEATAISKSIMSGNIVEYETFRMRKDKSLINVHILAHPILFEHKQIGVFGIYKDITEQKCSEGALKASEYTFRTLFESSSDPVIIVENSKIIDCNTAAVEALGYASKMGIIGKSPYEISPEKQPDGSISKKKQDDMLKKAVEKGKIKFEWWNKKIDGTLLPVEVMITAILLNGKKVFHCLCRDITERKKMEQRLKYLSYRDQLTSLYNRRFFEEELKRMDVKYNFPLTVVMADVNGLKLINDSFGHTVGDELLKKVSEAMEKGCPQGGVVARLGGDEFVILMPKTDLHKARQIINDIKGMLLKEKVNSAYVDVSFGYECKISNEQKIEEVLKKSEDNMYKKKLFESPIMRKKTLASIIKALYERNEREEQHAQKVSELCENMGKALGLPESEIEELKTLGLFHDIGKIAVDESILNKLEGFASHELEQLKRHSEVGYRILNTVSDMTQIARYTLAHHEKWDGSGYPKCLKGEEIPLQSRIIAIADAYDIMTNEKRNGKTLTENMAVKELKKNSGTYFEPRLVRIFIEKVLNRPLVEEDTGS from the coding sequence ATGTATGTTGTGTTATTTATAGCCATAATATCAATATTTTTTATATTTAATTACATTAATATAAAAAAGGATAGAGAGTTAGTTGAAATTAACAAGAAATTTAAATTACAAACAATGTATTTTGAAGAATTATTTAGGAATTCTCAAGATGGGATTATTATACTTGATAATGAAGATAGAATTGTAAACGTTAATGAATCTTTTGAAAGAATTTTTCAATATAAATTGGAGGAAATAAAAGGTTTATTTGCAAATGATGTTATTGCAAACTTTAATATAGAAGATGCTTTTCAGTTTTCCAACATAATCATGCATGGCGGTACTGTTAATGCAGAAGCTAAACGAAAAAGAAAGGATGGCTCCTTAGTAGATGTAAATGTAATTGCTTTTCCTTTTATATTTGGTACAAATCAAGTTGGATTATGTGCCATGTATAAGGATATTGCCTATAAAAAAAAGTCAGAACAGGAATTGCAGCTGCAGAGACTTTATTTTAGCCAACTTTTAGAAAACTCTCCTGAGGCCATATGTATGCTTGATAATGAAGATAGAATTATTGATGTGAATCCTGCATTTGAAAAACTCTTTGGATATACCAAAGAAGAGCTTAAAAATTATTATATAAATGATAGGATTGTTCAAAAAGAGGCAATTGAAGAGGCAACTGCTATTTCTAAAAGTATTATGAGCGGAAATATTGTAGAATACGAAACCTTTAGGATGAGAAAAGATAAAAGTTTAATTAATGTGCATATACTGGCCCATCCTATATTATTTGAACACAAGCAAATAGGTGTATTTGGAATATATAAGGATATAACTGAACAAAAATGCTCGGAGGGGGCATTAAAGGCAAGTGAGTATACTTTTCGCACACTCTTTGAAAGTTCATCGGATCCGGTTATTATTGTGGAAAATAGTAAAATAATCGATTGTAATACAGCGGCCGTAGAAGCATTGGGTTATGCCTCTAAGATGGGAATAATCGGAAAAAGTCCATATGAGATTTCACCAGAAAAACAACCTGACGGAAGTATATCTAAAAAGAAACAAGATGATATGTTAAAAAAAGCTGTTGAAAAGGGAAAAATTAAATTTGAATGGTGGAATAAAAAAATTGATGGTACTCTATTACCTGTGGAAGTTATGATAACCGCTATTTTACTTAATGGAAAAAAAGTTTTTCATTGTCTGTGTAGAGATATCACTGAGAGAAAAAAAATGGAACAGAGGCTGAAGTACTTAAGTTATAGAGATCAATTGACATCTTTATATAATAGAAGGTTTTTTGAAGAAGAGTTAAAACGTATGGATGTAAAGTATAATTTTCCTTTGACTGTTGTTATGGCTGATGTAAATGGCCTAAAACTTATTAATGATTCTTTTGGACATACTGTGGGGGATGAACTTCTTAAAAAAGTATCGGAAGCTATGGAGAAAGGATGTCCACAGGGAGGTGTTGTTGCTAGATTAGGTGGAGATGAGTTTGTGATTTTGATGCCTAAAACAGATTTGCATAAAGCCAGACAAATTATAAATGATATTAAAGGCATGTTGTTAAAAGAAAAGGTAAATTCTGCTTATGTAGATGTATCTTTTGGATATGAATGTAAAATAAGTAATGAACAAAAAATTGAAGAAGTCTTAAAAAAATCAGAAGATAATATGTATAAGAAAAAGCTTTTTGAAAGTCCTATTATGAGGAAAAAAACTCTAGCTTCCATTATCAAAGCTCTTTATGAGAGAAATGAAAGGGAAGAGCAGCATGCTCAGAAAGTTTCTGAATTATGTGAAAATATGGGTAAAGCTTTGGGATTACCAGAAAGTGAAATTGAAGAACTTAAAACTTTAGGATTATTTCATGATATAGGAAAAATAGCTGTGGATGAAAGTATACTTAATAAATTAGAGGGGTTTGCCTCACATGAATTAGAACAATTGAAACGTCATTCGGAAGTAGGGTATAGAATACTAAATACAGTAAGTGATATGACACAAATAGCCAGATATACACTAGCACATCATGAAAAGTGGGATGGAAGCGGATATCCAAAATGTCTTAAAGGAGAAGAAATACCCCTTCAGTCAAGGATTATAGCTATAGCAGATGCCTATGATATTATGACTAATGAAAAAAGAAATGGAAAAACTTTAACAGAAAATATGGCGGTAAAAGAATTGAAAAAAAATTCGGGAACTTATTTTGAACCAAGATTGGTGAGGATATTTATAGAAAAGGTATTAAATAGACCTTTGGTTGAAGAAGATACTGGTAGTTAA
- a CDS encoding methyl-accepting chemotaxis protein produces MISINKIDCLKTIAELHVDIISGGVLYLIIEGDTFIWRKASKDFDLNIFHVGEKLNSNSIAGRAIKENRTIIQNVPRSLYGMRLTTLAQPLVNEKNQPIGAFSIVFPRLHPVAKSFTDFAPILAEMYPEGAFIYMTDLEKIAYRQSSKKFDIPHLQIGYDLNEDNTAAKAIKTKKQISLERDSTAHGVPTLTTCYPLFDEDNSQEVVATLGIIIPKVTASNLRNMSSGLEHNLAGIASVISQLAASASAIHTNEKELNEDINEIIKLSEEINEVSSFISKIGNQTNMLGLNASIEAARAGELGKGFGVVAQEIRKLSEQSRGTVPKIKELTDSIKEKVNKTCEKSQNSLVSIQEQAAASEEITASIEEISSMSEELNKIAHTL; encoded by the coding sequence ATGATTTCTATAAATAAAATAGATTGTTTGAAAACCATAGCAGAATTGCATGTTGATATAATATCAGGAGGAGTTTTATATTTAATTATAGAAGGGGATACATTCATCTGGAGAAAGGCATCAAAAGATTTTGATTTAAATATATTTCATGTTGGAGAAAAATTGAATTCTAACAGTATAGCAGGCAGGGCAATAAAAGAAAATAGGACAATAATACAAAATGTTCCCCGCTCTCTTTACGGAATGAGGTTAACAACACTGGCTCAACCTTTAGTTAATGAAAAAAATCAACCTATAGGAGCATTCTCCATTGTATTTCCAAGATTACATCCTGTAGCAAAATCATTTACTGATTTTGCACCAATCTTAGCTGAAATGTATCCAGAGGGTGCTTTTATTTATATGACAGATTTAGAGAAGATTGCTTATAGACAGTCTTCAAAAAAATTTGATATACCTCATCTCCAAATAGGATATGATTTAAATGAAGATAATACTGCCGCCAAAGCTATAAAAACGAAAAAACAAATTTCACTGGAGCGGGACAGCACAGCACATGGAGTACCCACCCTTACAACATGTTATCCATTATTCGATGAAGATAATTCACAGGAAGTCGTAGCTACTTTGGGTATAATAATACCTAAGGTAACTGCTAGTAATCTCCGGAATATGTCATCAGGCCTCGAACACAATCTTGCGGGAATAGCTTCCGTAATTTCACAATTGGCAGCATCTGCATCCGCCATACATACAAATGAAAAAGAGCTCAATGAAGATATTAATGAGATAATAAAACTATCAGAAGAAATCAATGAAGTGTCATCTTTTATTAGTAAGATTGGCAATCAAACCAACATGCTTGGATTAAACGCTTCCATTGAAGCAGCCCGGGCCGGAGAGTTAGGAAAAGGATTTGGTGTTGTTGCACAGGAAATTAGAAAGCTGTCTGAACAATCCAGGGGCACAGTTCCAAAAATTAAAGAATTAACTGACTCTATCAAGGAAAAAGTAAATAAGACCTGTGAAAAAAGCCAAAATTCACTAGTTTCAATTCAGGAACAAGCTGCTGCTTCAGAAGAGATTACAGCCAGCATAGAAGAAATATCTTCTATGTCTGAAGAGTTAAACAAAATTGCACATACTTTATAA
- a CDS encoding nitroreductase family protein yields the protein MDFNDVIKLRRSIRKFKPDAVEDSYIKEILEAGRMAPSASNLQSTRYVVIKSEEVRKEMEQCTLPFVTKAPVIIVCCIDTEVFLTAAKRSRELINSGAFEDNGEDREKINKYKETTTLNKETAKAHLWQNAGIAVEHMVLKAVDLGLGSCWVGIVDREKAKKILKLEDRYDIVALLPIGYPDQDPSPRPRLPMDEILLKEM from the coding sequence ATGGATTTTAATGATGTAATAAAACTAAGAAGAAGTATAAGAAAATTTAAACCTGATGCTGTAGAGGACTCTTATATAAAAGAAATATTAGAAGCTGGCAGAATGGCGCCATCTGCATCAAATCTCCAATCTACACGATATGTGGTGATAAAAAGTGAAGAAGTAAGGAAGGAGATGGAGCAGTGTACTTTACCTTTTGTTACTAAAGCTCCAGTTATAATAGTATGCTGTATAGATACAGAAGTGTTTTTGACTGCGGCCAAGAGATCCCGGGAATTAATAAATTCGGGAGCCTTTGAAGATAATGGCGAGGATAGAGAAAAAATCAACAAATATAAGGAAACCACTACATTGAATAAAGAAACTGCCAAAGCTCACTTATGGCAAAATGCAGGTATTGCTGTTGAACATATGGTATTAAAAGCAGTTGATTTAGGACTTGGAAGTTGCTGGGTGGGTATTGTAGATCGTGAAAAAGCTAAAAAAATATTGAAACTTGAAGATAGATATGATATAGTGGCACTTCTCCCAATTGGGTATCCAGATCAAGATCCATCTCCAAGGCCAAGGCTGCCTATGGACGAAATACTTTTAAAGGAGATGTAG
- the mntA gene encoding type VII toxin-antitoxin system MntA family adenylyltransferase antitoxin: MLNIENEIESLKKYFSRQPDILGVWIVGSYGTEYQREESDIDFAILYNKDINDLEEIKYACDITEILKIDNIDTINLRKAPITLQFKTINEGRTLYEADYIRVCDYIEYVINSYQHNKYYLDQFDKDYFGSF; the protein is encoded by the coding sequence GTGCTGAACATAGAAAATGAAATAGAAAGTTTAAAAAAATATTTTAGTAGACAGCCTGATATCCTAGGAGTATGGATAGTAGGGTCTTATGGAACTGAATATCAAAGAGAAGAAAGTGATATTGATTTTGCAATACTTTATAATAAAGACATAAATGATTTAGAAGAAATTAAATATGCTTGCGATATTACAGAAATACTTAAAATAGATAACATTGACACTATAAACTTAAGAAAAGCACCTATCACTCTTCAATTTAAAACCATAAATGAAGGTAGAACTTTATATGAAGCAGATTATATTAGGGTATGTGACTATATAGAATACGTAATAAATAGTTACCAGCATAACAAGTATTATTTAGATCAGTTTGATAAAGATTACTTTGGTAGTTTTTGA
- a CDS encoding phosphopentomutase, translated as MERVILIVFDSVGIGELPDAKEYGDVGSNTLGNISKAAGGLEIPTLYKLGIGNIQGVENLRRCEKPIGSFGKCAELSKGKDTVTGHWEMAGIVLKTPLNTYPQGFPEDIIEEFQVKIGRKVLGNKVASGTEIINELGKEHVDTGYPIVYTSADSVFQVAAHEKIIPVEELYKMCKIAREMLLGDRTVGRVIARPFIYDKGKYVRTSNRKDFALDPPGKTMLDYIKEVGLDVMAVGKIEDIYNKRGITEAVHIKNNMDGIDKTLGYMKKNKSGLIFANLVDFDMLYGHRNDTEGYAKALVEADKRIPEIISNMNEEDVLIITADHGCDPTTKSTDHSREYIPVLVYGKNLKAGVDIGIRKSYSDIGKTILELLDIKNNLQGIGFKDLINK; from the coding sequence ATGGAGAGAGTAATTTTAATAGTATTTGACAGTGTAGGTATAGGAGAATTACCAGATGCAAAAGAATATGGAGATGTAGGAAGCAATACTTTGGGAAATATATCAAAAGCTGCAGGAGGACTTGAAATTCCAACTTTATACAAACTAGGGATTGGAAATATACAGGGAGTTGAAAATTTAAGAAGATGTGAAAAACCTATAGGAAGTTTTGGAAAGTGTGCTGAATTATCCAAGGGAAAAGATACTGTAACGGGACACTGGGAAATGGCAGGGATTGTTTTAAAAACTCCTTTAAATACTTATCCCCAGGGATTTCCTGAAGATATAATAGAAGAATTTCAAGTTAAAATCGGTAGAAAAGTCCTTGGGAATAAAGTGGCATCGGGTACGGAAATAATAAATGAGTTGGGAAAAGAACATGTAGATACAGGATACCCTATAGTATATACTTCTGCAGATAGTGTATTTCAAGTGGCTGCCCATGAAAAAATAATTCCAGTGGAGGAATTATATAAAATGTGCAAGATAGCCAGAGAAATGCTTCTAGGAGATAGAACCGTAGGAAGGGTAATTGCAAGACCTTTTATTTATGACAAGGGAAAGTATGTAAGAACCTCAAATAGAAAAGATTTTGCACTTGATCCTCCGGGAAAAACCATGCTGGACTATATAAAAGAAGTTGGATTAGATGTAATGGCAGTAGGCAAAATAGAGGATATATACAATAAAAGAGGAATAACAGAGGCAGTTCATATAAAAAATAATATGGATGGTATAGACAAAACCTTGGGTTATATGAAAAAAAATAAATCGGGACTTATATTTGCAAATTTAGTTGATTTTGATATGCTGTATGGACATAGAAATGATACAGAAGGATATGCTAAAGCTCTTGTAGAGGCAGATAAGAGGATTCCTGAAATAATTTCTAATATGAATGAAGAGGATGTGCTTATAATAACTGCAGATCACGGGTGTGATCCAACTACAAAAAGTACAGACCACTCCAGAGAATATATACCTGTTTTAGTGTACGGAAAAAATTTAAAGGCGGGTGTAGACATAGGTATAAGGAAAAGTTATTCTGATATAGGCAAAACTATATTGGAACTTTTAGATATAAAAAATAATCTTCAGGGAATTGGTTTTAAAGATTTAATAAACAAATAA